Proteins encoded by one window of Salvia splendens isolate huo1 chromosome 7, SspV2, whole genome shotgun sequence:
- the LOC121811247 gene encoding protein NRT1/ PTR FAMILY 1.2-like isoform X1 codes for MEDGRKEKEMGVEEPLLESAHEKGGFRTLPFIIGNEALEKMATFGLSPNMTLYLINEYHMQMTTTANVLFMWSAATNFMPLVGAVVADSYLGKFHTIGFGSIVCLMGIIILWSTAVIPQASPPPCDQSSNVCISATTFQIMYLCLSFGLISIGAGGIRSSSLAFGADQLEKKGFHKSPGVKQSYFGWYYASYTLSVLVALTCVVYIQENLGWGVGFAVPGVLMLVSVTSFFLASPFYVRFKISSSLITGFVQVVVAAFRNRHLKLLDSTSDVYHCKNGSGLVIPSEKLRFLNKACVVRDAETELTTDGRAANPCRLCTVERVEELKALLRVVPIWSSGMIMSINLSQSTFPLLQAVSMDRHITSSFEIPAASFSVFMIVAVILWVILYDRVFLPLASRIKGRPVRVSTRVRMGIGIFISFLAMIVSATVEAIRRFVAIKNGKVNNPQSVVAMSALWLLPQNFLTGFAEASNAIAQNEFYFSELPRSMSSIASTLLGIGMCLANILASSIMNMVDYFSKQGGGQSWISSNINEGRFDYYYLVLAGLSMANMMYFLGCSAAFGPSRDDGKPPEEEDECDL; via the exons GGAACGAGGCACTGGAGAAGATGGCAACTTTCGGGCTGTCGCCAAACATGACTCTGTATTTGATTAACGAGTATCATATGCAGATGACAACCACTGCAAACGTGTTGTTTATGTGGTCGGCCGCAACAAATTTCATGCCACTTGTTGGAGCTGTGGTTGCTGATTCATACTTGGGAAAATTTCATACAATTGGATTTGGATCTATTGTCTGTCTCATG GGGATTATTATCCTATGGTCGACAGCAGTGATCCCACAAGCGAGCCCTCCGCCATGTGATCAGTCGAGCAACGTTTGCATCTCTGCAACGACCTTCCAGATTATGTATCTATGCCTCTCGTTTGGACTAATTTCTATCGGGGCAGGAGGAATTAGGTCGTCTTCCTTAGCCTTTGGTGCGGATCAGTTGGAAAAGAAAGGATTCCACAAAAGCCCTGGTGTCAAACAGAGCTACTTCGGCTGGTACTACGCTTCTTACACGTTGTCTGTCCTTGTTGCCCTAACTTGTGTCGTATATATTCAAGAGAACTTGGGATGGGGAGTCGGTTTTGCAGTTCCCGGTGTGCTCATGCTAGTCTCTGTCACCTCTTTCTTTCTGGCATCCCCCTTTTATGTCAGATTCAAGATTAGCTCGAGTTTGATCACCGGCTTCGTTCAAGTGGTCGTAGCTGCTTTCAGAAACCGGCACCTCAAGTTGTTGGACAGCACGAGCGATGTATACCACTGCAAGAACGGCTCTGGCCTTGTGATCCCTAGTGAAAAGCTAAG GTTTCTGAATAAGGCCTGCGTTGTAAGAGACGCTGAGACAGAGTTGACAACTGACGGGAGGGCCGCAAATCCATGCCGGCTTTGTACGGTTGAACGAGTCGAGGAGCTCAAGGCACTTCTGAGAGTCGTCCCGATATGGTCCTCAGGGATGATCATGTCGATAAACCTGAGCCAGAGCACTTTTCCGTTGCTCCAAGCAGTCTCAATGGACCGGCATATAACTTCGAGTTTTGAGATCCCGGCAGCCTCGTTTAGCGTGTTCATGATCGTGGCTGTTATCCTATGGGTCATTCTCTACGACCGCGTGTTTCTCCCCTTAGCATCCCGCATCAAGGGGAGACCCGTTCGTGTGAGTACTAGAGTGAGAATGGGGATAGGGATCTTCATCTCGTTCCTAGCCATGATCGTCTCGGCCACGGTGGAGGCCATCCGTCGATTCGTCGCCATCAAGAATGGAAAAGTTAACAACCCACAGTCCGTCGTGGCCATGTCAGCACTATGGCTCCTCccacagaactttctcacggggTTTGCAGAGGCCTCCAACGCGATTGCACAGAACGAGTTCTACTTCTCCGAGCTACCGAGAAGCATGTCGAGCATAGCCTCCACGCTTCTTGGGATTGGGATGTGCCTAGCGAACATCCTCGCAAGCTCGATCATGAACATGGTCGACTACTTTTCGAAGCAAGGCGGGGGCCAGAGCTGGATCTCGAGCAACATCAACGAGGGCCGCTTTGATTACTACTACCTTGTTCTTGCTGGTTTGAGCATGGCTAACATGATGTATTTTCTCGGTTGTAGCGCCGCGTTCGGGCCATCGAGGGATGACGGAAAGCCGCCGGAGGAAGAGGATGAGTGTGACTTGTGA
- the LOC121811247 gene encoding protein NRT1/ PTR FAMILY 1.2-like isoform X2, whose product MATFGLSPNMTLYLINEYHMQMTTTANVLFMWSAATNFMPLVGAVVADSYLGKFHTIGFGSIVCLMGIIILWSTAVIPQASPPPCDQSSNVCISATTFQIMYLCLSFGLISIGAGGIRSSSLAFGADQLEKKGFHKSPGVKQSYFGWYYASYTLSVLVALTCVVYIQENLGWGVGFAVPGVLMLVSVTSFFLASPFYVRFKISSSLITGFVQVVVAAFRNRHLKLLDSTSDVYHCKNGSGLVIPSEKLRFLNKACVVRDAETELTTDGRAANPCRLCTVERVEELKALLRVVPIWSSGMIMSINLSQSTFPLLQAVSMDRHITSSFEIPAASFSVFMIVAVILWVILYDRVFLPLASRIKGRPVRVSTRVRMGIGIFISFLAMIVSATVEAIRRFVAIKNGKVNNPQSVVAMSALWLLPQNFLTGFAEASNAIAQNEFYFSELPRSMSSIASTLLGIGMCLANILASSIMNMVDYFSKQGGGQSWISSNINEGRFDYYYLVLAGLSMANMMYFLGCSAAFGPSRDDGKPPEEEDECDL is encoded by the exons ATGGCAACTTTCGGGCTGTCGCCAAACATGACTCTGTATTTGATTAACGAGTATCATATGCAGATGACAACCACTGCAAACGTGTTGTTTATGTGGTCGGCCGCAACAAATTTCATGCCACTTGTTGGAGCTGTGGTTGCTGATTCATACTTGGGAAAATTTCATACAATTGGATTTGGATCTATTGTCTGTCTCATG GGGATTATTATCCTATGGTCGACAGCAGTGATCCCACAAGCGAGCCCTCCGCCATGTGATCAGTCGAGCAACGTTTGCATCTCTGCAACGACCTTCCAGATTATGTATCTATGCCTCTCGTTTGGACTAATTTCTATCGGGGCAGGAGGAATTAGGTCGTCTTCCTTAGCCTTTGGTGCGGATCAGTTGGAAAAGAAAGGATTCCACAAAAGCCCTGGTGTCAAACAGAGCTACTTCGGCTGGTACTACGCTTCTTACACGTTGTCTGTCCTTGTTGCCCTAACTTGTGTCGTATATATTCAAGAGAACTTGGGATGGGGAGTCGGTTTTGCAGTTCCCGGTGTGCTCATGCTAGTCTCTGTCACCTCTTTCTTTCTGGCATCCCCCTTTTATGTCAGATTCAAGATTAGCTCGAGTTTGATCACCGGCTTCGTTCAAGTGGTCGTAGCTGCTTTCAGAAACCGGCACCTCAAGTTGTTGGACAGCACGAGCGATGTATACCACTGCAAGAACGGCTCTGGCCTTGTGATCCCTAGTGAAAAGCTAAG GTTTCTGAATAAGGCCTGCGTTGTAAGAGACGCTGAGACAGAGTTGACAACTGACGGGAGGGCCGCAAATCCATGCCGGCTTTGTACGGTTGAACGAGTCGAGGAGCTCAAGGCACTTCTGAGAGTCGTCCCGATATGGTCCTCAGGGATGATCATGTCGATAAACCTGAGCCAGAGCACTTTTCCGTTGCTCCAAGCAGTCTCAATGGACCGGCATATAACTTCGAGTTTTGAGATCCCGGCAGCCTCGTTTAGCGTGTTCATGATCGTGGCTGTTATCCTATGGGTCATTCTCTACGACCGCGTGTTTCTCCCCTTAGCATCCCGCATCAAGGGGAGACCCGTTCGTGTGAGTACTAGAGTGAGAATGGGGATAGGGATCTTCATCTCGTTCCTAGCCATGATCGTCTCGGCCACGGTGGAGGCCATCCGTCGATTCGTCGCCATCAAGAATGGAAAAGTTAACAACCCACAGTCCGTCGTGGCCATGTCAGCACTATGGCTCCTCccacagaactttctcacggggTTTGCAGAGGCCTCCAACGCGATTGCACAGAACGAGTTCTACTTCTCCGAGCTACCGAGAAGCATGTCGAGCATAGCCTCCACGCTTCTTGGGATTGGGATGTGCCTAGCGAACATCCTCGCAAGCTCGATCATGAACATGGTCGACTACTTTTCGAAGCAAGGCGGGGGCCAGAGCTGGATCTCGAGCAACATCAACGAGGGCCGCTTTGATTACTACTACCTTGTTCTTGCTGGTTTGAGCATGGCTAACATGATGTATTTTCTCGGTTGTAGCGCCGCGTTCGGGCCATCGAGGGATGACGGAAAGCCGCCGGAGGAAGAGGATGAGTGTGACTTGTGA
- the LOC121741276 gene encoding uncharacterized protein LOC121741276, with protein sequence MRILPPLHSNRPQPHQQLHRPSLPPPPPQAESSSNTSQSFTQWRFPLSNSPMAHQPYSQPKSDPESEPLPDPEPDTPPLTAAALEELFLAAEIRFGSGGSGPPAGAVAGVEPAAVEGCCCPAAVVACLREGVARKAASKVLLALCLVEGNRLAAVAAVVEALADAESALAERSMAALELLCTTAEGAEEVRAHALAVPMMVQLMGEMEGGRGKEHAISMLAVIYGGAEEGAAAVEVARAGRVQRGSRFCTTTDSWR encoded by the exons ATGCGGATTCTTCCGCCATTGCACTCAAACCGCCCTCAGCCCCACCAGCAGCTCCACCGCCCCTCCCTTCCCCCACCCCCGCCGCAGGCCGAATCCTCCTCCAACACCTCCCAAAGCTTCACCCAGTGGCGCTTCCCACTCTCCAACTCCCCCATGGCCCACCAACCCTACTCTCAACCCAAATCCGACCCCGAATCCGAACCCCTACCCGACCCGGAACCCGACACCCCTCCACTGACCGCCGCCGCCCTCGAGGAGCTCTTCCTGGCCGCGGAGATCCGGTTCGGGTCGGGTGGGAGCGGTCCACCTGCTGGAGCGGTCGCTGGTGTCGAACCCGCCGCGGTGGAAGGGTGCTGCTGcccggcggcggtggtggcgtgCCTCCGCGAGGGGGTGGCACGGAAGGCGGCGAGCAAGGTGCTGCTGGCGCTGTGCCTGGTGGAGGGGAACCGGCtcgcggcggtggcggcggtggtggaggcGCTGGCGGACGCGGAGAGCGCCTTGGCGGAGCGGTCGATGGCTGCGCTGGAGCTGCTGTGCACGACGGCGGAGGGGGCGGAGGAGGTTCGGGCCCACGCACTGGCCGTGCCGATGATGGTTCAG TTGATGGGCGAGATGGAAGGCGGTCGGGGTAAGGAGCACGCGATCAGCATGTTGGCGGTGATCTACGGCGGGGCGGAGGAGGGAGCCGCGGCGGTAGAGGTGGCGCGTGCAGGGAGAGTGCAGCGCGGCTCAAGATTCTGCACGACAACGGACAGCTGGAGATGA